Genomic DNA from Theropithecus gelada isolate Dixy chromosome 1, Tgel_1.0, whole genome shotgun sequence:
cccaggctggagtgcagtggtgcgatctccgctcactgcaagctccgccccaaaggttcaagcgattctcgtgcctcagcctcctgagttgggactacaggcacccgccaccatgcccagctaatttttgtacctttggtagagacagggtttcatcatgttgcccaggatgatctcaaactcctggtctcaagtgatccacccacttcagcttcccaaagggctaggattacaggcgtgagctactgtgcctggccatgatttattttttaagtaatatgTTGTCTTTTTTAAGGGTCGAGAGGCCATCATAGCTAAGataatatagtttatttaaatgATTTGTCATTAAACAAGTTTAACTTTCGTGACTTTTTCTTAATGTTTGCTTCTGTTCATTCATTAGCTTTGCTTCTGAATTTTCAAAGAATTCTCTAAGggcaaatggaagaaaagaataattataaattttcagGACACGTTTATAGGGAAAATAACCACTCATGATATGTGCAAAACATAGAGGATTTATTTTCCAGGTAATAATGAACAGGGTGTAGTTTGCCTAGTttttctccacactgttttcaaATCAagcattgtattattttttgtgttttaagatgGGTGTTTCTGAGCTGACTAATAGATGCTCATTTCACTTCAGACACAGTATTTCCAGAAGCAATCAGGAGTCTCACGTTTCTTATATGGTTTCCTGATTCTGGCCAAAAGATGACTCAGTAAAATGTCAGGATCTTGTCCAGAGAAATCCTGAAACTGAAACaatccaaacaaaaaaacaggtaaGTTACCAATGAATGAAGAGTCCTATAAGAAAAAGGAATCTTGAGTCAAGACATTGGACTTCTTAAAAGTATTTGTGTTTTTCCCTGGATTGTAATTGTAACAAGAGTGTCCCAGGCCCAGTGGGGCTCCTGtgcccacctccccacctctAATGAGTGTCCTTCCTGTCTGTTCAGCTCAGTGATTGTCCTAAATTTTCCTAAACCCTCATTGACTGACTTCTATTTAAATCATGTCAGTTGCtaggcgggtggctcacgcctgtaatcctagcacttgaggaggctggggcgggcagatcacttgagcccaggagtttgagaccagcctgggcaacatggtgaaaccccatctctacaaaaattagctgagtatggtagCAGGctcgtgtagtcccagctactctcgggaggctgaggcattagaagtgcttgaacctgggaggtggatgttgcagtgagccgagatcacgccactgcactccagcctgggtaacagagtgagaccctctctcaaaaaataaataaaaagtaacatattCTATGCATTTATTGTCTTCTGTGTATTGTATGTATTGTGTGTATTAtattgtgttgtgttgtgttgtatttcttttttttttttttttttttttttttttttgagacggagtctcgctctgttccctgggctggagtgaagtggcacagtctttcactgcaacctccacctcccgggttcaagtgatcctcctgcaccagcctcccgagtagctgggattacaggtgcacgccaccacgcccggctaagttttgtattttttgtagagacgaggttttgctatgttgcccaggctggtcttgaactcctggtctcaagcgatccgcctacctcggtctcccacagtgctgggatgacagactcgtgagccaccatgcctggcctcctgcaCATGGTTCATGTCAATGTCTGGAGCATGGCCGCCTTCCACTAGGTGTTACCTTGCAGTGCCCGTCACACTTTCCCATGCctgtgaatcacctggggatcttgttaagaTGCAGATTTTGCTTCCACAGGTCCTAGATGGGCCTAAAATTCTGCATCCCTCACTCGCTTCCAGGCGCTCCCAGTGCTGCTGGCAGTGGGCCGCATGTTAGATAGCGAATGAGAGCACAAGTGGATGCCAGACTTGAGAGCAGGGACCTCacctatttttttcattctttcacaaCTTACTTGATTTACCCAAAACAGGCACTGGGTAGGTTCCTGTTGCATTCAGATCTTATATCAATCACAATTCGGAAAAATTAATGCTTTGAAATAATgctggcctattattattattattttgatatgaagtctcactcttatcatccaggctggattgtgacggcactatctcggctcactgcaacctctgcctcccaggttcaagcgattctcctgcctcagcctcccaagtagctgggattacaggcgccaccaagcccagctaatttctgtatttttagtagagacggggtttcaccatgttggccaggctagtctcgaacttctgacctcaggtggtccgcccgcctcagcctcccaaagtgctgggatcacaggcgtgagccaccgcgcctggccatgctGGCCAGTTATTTTAAGGTGTGGTTTCCACCAAGAACACTTCTCTAATTCAGAGTCCTGTAAAATCAGTACAGAATGTTCGCCTTTTTAAACCTAAGTCATAAATAGAGTCACTTACCTTTCTCAAATTTCCTCTTGGGTTAAAAATGTTGGTACTCGAGtctgaaaaacagttttgaaGCCAGTTCGTCAGATGTGTTGTTTCTCTTGTatgcttgttttaaaatatacaaaataatattactAAATTGTGTCTAGTTTCTGGTCTTTTTCCACATTGCagcaaccttttctttttttttttgtttttttttgtttgtttgtttgttttgttttttttgagacggagtctcgctgtgtcacccaggctggagtgcagtggcgcgatcttggctcactgcaagctccgcctcccgggttcacgccattctcccgcctcagcctccgagtagctgagactacaggcgcccgccaccacgcccggctagttttttgtatttttagtagagacggggtttcaccatgttagccaggatggtctcgatctcctgacctcgtgatccacccgcctcggcctcccaaagtgctgggattacaggcttgagccaccgcgcccagccaaccttTTCTTGAATGCAGACAGGCACTCCTGTTCTTATCCGGAGTTCATAAAAGTCATTGCATTGTCCTCAGTAACTTaacagtgcagtggctcatcaaACATACAACAAATGGACTGTATTAAACAATGCCTACTAAAAggctcaaattttttttttttttttttttttttttgagacagagtcttgctttgtctcccagactggagtgcagtggtgagatcttggctcactgcaaccctctgcttcctgggttcaagcagttctcctacctcagcctccctagtggctaggattacaggcgcccactaccatgcctggctgatgtttgggttttttttgtttttgtttttgtttttgttttttttgatacggagtctcactctgtcgcccacgctggagtgtagtggcgcaatctcggctcactgcaagctccggcgcctcccgggttcacgccattctcctgcctcagcctcccgagaagctgggactacaagcgcccgccaccacgcccggctaattttgtatttttagtagagacggggtttcaccatgttcgccaggatggtctcgatctcctgaccttgtgatccacccgcctcggcctcccaaagtgctgggattacaggcatgagccaccgcgcccggccctgatgcttgtatttttagtagagatggggtttcaccatgttggccaggctggtcctaaactcctgatttcaagtgatcctcccaccttggcctcccaaagtgctgggattacaggtgtgagccactgcgcccagcaaaaGGCTCAATTTTGTTTCCAGAACTTCTTAAGCATTTGTGTCCATGCTTGGAGGAATGTGGCCATAGGGGAATAAGCTGACATTTGATTAATGACTTTCTGTGTGACTCAAGGAGCATTTTACTTGCCTTGACTCACTGACTCTTCACAAGTTACCTTCTGAGGTGGAAACTTAATCATTCCTGATTATAGATTAAGAAACTGGAGTACAGAAAGATTAAGGTTTCAGTAAGTGGGAAACTAGGATTTTAAATTGCACTCACTGGAAACTGGAATAATTACCATCAACCCCTACCCCCCAAAAATAAAAGTCCACACAGACAGAAAAAATGCTGAGGTACCAAAGAGCACGGTGCATGCAAGGAGCTGCTGGGGAAAAGAAGGTTGCACAGGCCGGGAGGGGAGAGGATCGgtaattacttattttatatagTTCATCTTTATGTTCCAAAATAGGGCTCTACCTCTTCT
This window encodes:
- the UTS2 gene encoding urotensin-2 isoform X2 → MIYCSPHEDAPLTSEELERASLLQILPEMLLGAERGDSLRKADSSTNIFNPRGNLRKFQDFSGQDPDILLSHLLARIRKPYKKRETPDCFWKYCV